The bacterium genome includes a region encoding these proteins:
- a CDS encoding threonine synthase — protein sequence MAKVQPRASTAVRLPDLRCSRCGRTYPASRDTWRCECGGPLDLAGAAGFRPEAFAGRAPGVWRYREALPSLPDEAIVTLGEGGTPLIDARRGTGLKYKLEFLSPTGSFKDRGSTVLVSCLAALGVQRAVEDSSGNAGASMAAYFSAAGITCDLYIPATTSPAKTRQIRSHGARLVLIEGTRADVSRAAEAASDGAFYASHLWSPYFLAGTQTFGFEIWEQLGGRAPDSVVVPVGAGTLLLGAALGFRALRAAGQIERLPRIFGVQGANCAPLHYALRGGRESTEDVDFPLKDSMAEGIRIQRPPRDRQILAAVRESGGDIVTVSEAEIYAGWFHLAGRGLFVEPTAAVAAAAADRLLAEGVLSAGATTVVALTGTGLKGVATPPDAGPDDAAPGGGDER from the coding sequence ATGGCGAAGGTCCAGCCGCGGGCATCAACCGCCGTACGACTACCCGACCTGCGCTGCAGCCGGTGCGGCCGTACCTACCCAGCATCGCGCGACACGTGGCGGTGCGAGTGCGGCGGTCCCCTCGACCTCGCCGGCGCCGCCGGCTTCCGTCCCGAGGCATTCGCCGGCCGCGCGCCCGGCGTGTGGCGGTACCGCGAGGCGCTGCCCTCGCTGCCCGACGAGGCCATCGTCACGCTCGGCGAGGGCGGCACGCCGCTCATCGACGCCCGGCGCGGCACCGGTCTCAAGTACAAACTCGAGTTTTTGTCCCCTACGGGATCGTTCAAGGACCGGGGCTCGACGGTGCTGGTCAGCTGTCTCGCGGCGCTCGGCGTGCAGCGCGCGGTGGAAGACTCGTCCGGAAACGCCGGCGCGTCGATGGCCGCGTACTTCTCGGCCGCCGGGATTACGTGCGACCTCTACATTCCGGCGACGACCTCGCCGGCAAAGACGCGGCAGATCCGCAGTCACGGCGCCCGGCTCGTGCTGATCGAAGGGACCCGGGCGGACGTCTCGCGCGCCGCGGAGGCCGCCTCCGACGGCGCGTTCTACGCGAGCCATCTGTGGTCGCCGTATTTTCTCGCCGGCACGCAGACGTTCGGGTTCGAGATCTGGGAGCAGCTCGGCGGGCGCGCTCCCGACTCCGTCGTCGTCCCGGTGGGCGCCGGTACCCTGCTGCTCGGCGCGGCACTCGGGTTCCGCGCGCTGCGGGCGGCCGGCCAGATCGAGCGTCTCCCGCGGATCTTCGGCGTGCAGGGCGCGAACTGCGCGCCGCTGCACTACGCGCTGCGCGGGGGCCGGGAGAGCACCGAGGACGTCGATTTCCCGCTGAAGGACAGCATGGCCGAGGGCATCCGGATTCAGCGGCCGCCCCGCGACCGCCAGATCCTCGCCGCCGTGCGCGAGAGCGGCGGCGACATCGTGACCGTGAGCGAGGCGGAGATCTACGCCGGCTGGTTCCATCTCGCCGGCCGGGGCCTCTTTGTCGAGCCCACCGCGGCCGTGGCGGCCGCCGCCGCGGACCGCCTGCTGGCGGAGGGTGTGCTCTCCGCCGGAGCGACGACGGTGGTCGCGCTGACCGGCACCGGATTGAAGGGCGTCGCCACGCCGCCCGACGCGGGCCCGGACGACGCGGCGCCCGGAGGCGGCGATGAGCGCTAA
- a CDS encoding helix-turn-helix domain-containing protein, with protein sequence MTGSRRGDGARAEAIPIDARESAQRMADMLAAVLHAGVEVVDRDLVRLASSGTAPERSSTPPEPALYVACMRTRLPAWAGAAASGRPGPIVACPIVAAGDVVGAIGLLPVLAGQAESLRARPREITDLVAAVSEPLRGAAGWRAMAPSAGRTERVEAAVLESLPDGLLAVDARGVVLYCNHTALAMLRAEMDLTGQVLGHWYAPAETLADLSGPQTRDVAFERHGQRFRFLETSSPLRRGGRAAGILIVLREAGAGRSSIRPSPPTLGDAERQLINDALARYGTSGAGKRRAARALGISLSTLYRKLRRRSARPLRRPH encoded by the coding sequence GTGACCGGATCGCGCCGCGGCGACGGCGCGCGCGCGGAGGCGATCCCGATCGATGCGCGGGAGTCGGCGCAGCGGATGGCCGACATGCTTGCCGCCGTGCTCCATGCGGGCGTCGAGGTGGTCGACCGCGATCTCGTACGGCTGGCCTCCTCCGGAACGGCGCCGGAGCGGTCGAGCACGCCGCCGGAGCCGGCGCTCTACGTCGCCTGCATGCGGACAAGGCTGCCGGCGTGGGCCGGCGCCGCCGCGTCCGGCCGCCCGGGTCCCATCGTCGCGTGTCCGATCGTCGCGGCGGGCGATGTCGTTGGAGCGATCGGGCTTCTGCCGGTCCTGGCGGGGCAGGCGGAATCCCTGCGGGCCCGCCCCCGAGAGATCACCGATCTCGTCGCGGCGGTGTCCGAGCCGCTGCGCGGGGCGGCAGGATGGCGCGCGATGGCGCCGTCCGCGGGCCGGACCGAGCGCGTGGAAGCCGCGGTGCTCGAGTCTCTGCCGGACGGCCTGCTGGCCGTGGACGCGCGGGGCGTCGTCCTGTACTGCAACCACACGGCGCTCGCGATGTTGCGCGCGGAGATGGACCTGACCGGCCAGGTGCTTGGGCACTGGTACGCGCCCGCCGAAACGCTCGCGGACCTATCCGGCCCTCAGACCCGCGACGTGGCCTTCGAGCGTCACGGGCAGCGGTTCCGGTTTCTCGAGACGAGCAGTCCGCTGCGGAGGGGAGGGCGGGCCGCCGGAATCCTCATCGTGCTCCGCGAGGCCGGCGCCGGACGGTCCTCCATCCGTCCTTCGCCGCCCACGCTTGGCGATGCCGAACGCCAGCTGATCAACGACGCGCTCGCGCGCTACGGGACCTCGGGGGCGGGAAAGCGCCGCGCCGCTCGGGCGCTCGGCATCAGCCTGTCCACCTTGTACCGGAAGCTGCGCCGGCGTTCGGCCCGGCCGCTGCGCCGCCCGCACTAG